A window from Gammaproteobacteria bacterium encodes these proteins:
- a CDS encoding dodecin domain-containing protein, with the protein MATARVTEIIAASKKSFEDATKKGIKRANKTLDNITGAWVENMKVTVKDGDIDEYRVNMKVTFILKD; encoded by the coding sequence ATGGCAACAGCTCGCGTTACTGAAATCATTGCAGCATCCAAGAAAAGCTTTGAAGATGCTACAAAAAAAGGCATTAAACGTGCTAATAAAACCCTGGACAACATAACCGGCGCCTGGGTAGAGAATATGAAAGTCACTGTTAAGGATGGTGATATTGACGAATATCGCGTCAACATGAAAGTGACTTTTATTCTTAAGGATTAA